The Notamacropus eugenii isolate mMacEug1 chromosome Y unlocalized genomic scaffold, mMacEug1.pri_v2 SUPER_Y_unloc_3, whole genome shotgun sequence genome includes a window with the following:
- the LOC140517009 gene encoding olfactory receptor 5D14-like, which yields MNTDSNQSVVTTFILLGFTDYPELKVFLFLVFLAMYIITVIGNLGLILIIRVNPKFHTPMYYFLSHLSFVDSCYSSIVTPKLLENLVIKDKSIFYSSCMLQYFLSCTAVVTESFLLAVMAYDRFVAICNPLLYTVAMSQRLCALLVAGSYLWGMFGPFVLLCFALQLTFSGYKIINHFFCEYTALISVSSSNIHVPHLLLFGFATFNEVSTLIIILASYTFIFGTVIRMKSASGRRKAFSTCVSHLTAITIFHGTILSLYCVPNSKNSRHTVKVAFVFYTVVNPMLNPLIYSLRNKDVKQAFRKLIYRNAFSH from the coding sequence ATGAACACTGACAGCAATCAGAGTGTTGTGACCACATTTATACTCTTAGGATTCACAGATTATCCAGAGCTCAAAGTATTCCTTTTCCTGGTGTTCCTGGCCATGTATATCATCACAGTCATAGGGAATCTTGGCCTGATCTTAATCATCAGAGTAAATCCCAAATTTCATACTCCCATGTACTATTTTCTTAGCCATTTGTCCTTTGTAGATTCCTGTTACTCTTCCATTGTCACACCCAAGCTTTTGGAGAATTTAGTTATAAAGGATAAAAGCATCTTTTACTCCAGTTGCATGCTACAATATTTCTTGTCTTGTACTGCAGTGGTTACGGAGTCCTTCCTACTTGCTGTGATGGCCTATGATCGCTTTGTGGCCATTTGCAATCCCCTGCTCTACACAGTTGCCATGTCTCAGAGACTTTGTGCCCTGCTGGTGGCTGGATCCTATCTCTGGGGCATGTTTGGTCCCTTTGTACTCCTGTGCTTTGCCCTACAATTAACTTTCTCTGGCTACAAAATCATCAACCACTTTTTCTGTGAATATACTGctcttatttctgtttcttcctcaaaTATCCATGTCCCACACTTACTGCTTTTTGGTTTTGCTACATTCAATGAGGTGAGTACCCTGATCATCATCCTTGCCTCTTACACTTTTATTTTTGGCACTGTAATAAGGATGAAATCAGCCAGTGGGAGGCGTAAAGCCTTCTCCACTTGTGTCTCCCACCTGACAGCCATCACCATTTTCCATGGAACCATCCTTTCCTTGTACTGTGTTCCCAATTCCAAAAACTCAAGGCATACAGTCAAAGTGGCCTTTGTCTTTTATACAGTAGTGAACCCCATGTTGAATCCCCTAATTTACAGTTTGAGGAACAAAGATGTGAAGCAGGCCTTCAGGAAATTGATATACAGAAATGCTTTTTCTCATTGA